One Triticum dicoccoides isolate Atlit2015 ecotype Zavitan chromosome 5B, WEW_v2.0, whole genome shotgun sequence genomic window carries:
- the LOC119310140 gene encoding receptor-like cytoplasmic kinase 176 isoform X4: MMPKIGDFGLSRLFDSTETCSTKGIIGTPGYMPPEYINRFHITPKFDVFSLGVTIIKIIAGHQGYSKFADMSSQEFIQLVHENWEKALRTTVLSDTSHGVKKCIEIALKCVEADRAKRPTIAEVVDELSKIDTTIIDELNKIDTARSSPIEQVTNLRSNQAFNPCVNSGMFAKDGSMISSCNSRATRASSDSVLLSTNIKCQILPSASLKIFSYDDLRLATRRFRANAMTGEGGFGCVCKGWIDENTFSPCKPGTGIPVAVKIFNPESLQEHQEWLAEINHLGHLSHPNLVKLFGYCLEDEYLLLVYEFLPHGSLENHLFRRGSCQPLSWNLRMKVALGAAKALAYLHSTNIIVRDVKNSNILLDTDYNVKLTGFGLAVNGPVGEECHLSTRIMGTYGYAAPEYVATGHLTQKCDIYGFGVLLLEMLSGRRALDPDRPAEEPHLVDWARPYLKHKHKIRCVIDAKLGGIYSFGAVQKIAALALECVCSDPKKRPAMDSVVSVLEGVQEDEEPEAAEHQESGKKVTASASRKNGKSRWNIFGGGRS, encoded by the exons ATGATGCCAAAGATAGGAGATTTTGGTCTGTCCAGACTCTTCGATTCAACAGAAACCTGTTCCACAAAAGGAATTATAGGAACACC TGGATACATGCCACCTGAATACATCAATAGGTTCCACATCACACCAAAGTTTGACGTATTCAGTTTGGGCGTTACAATCATAAAAATAATTGCAGGACACCAGGGCTACTCCAAATTTGCGGATATGTCTTCCCAAGAATTTATTCAACTT GTACATGAAAACTGGGAAAAGGCGTTGCGGACAACTGTGTTGTCAGATACATCACATGGAGTTAAGAAATGCATTGAAATAGCATTAAAATGTGTGGAGGCTGACCGAGCGAAAAGGCCTACTATAGCCGAGGTTGTGGATGAATTGAGTAAGATTGATACTACCATTATCGATGAACTAAATAAGATTGATACAGCCAGAAGTTCACCAATAGAGCAG GTCACCAATCTACGAAGCAATCAGGCCTTCAACCCATGTGTAAACTCAG GAATGTTTGCAAAAGATGGGAGTATGATTAGTTCCTGCAACAGTCGAGCCACTCGAGCCTCTTCGGATTCGGTGCTTCTAAGCACGAATATTAAATGCCAGATCTTGCCATCAGCCAGTCTTAAAATCTTCAGTTATGATGATCTCAGGTTAGCCACAAGGAGGTTCCGTGCTAACGCAATGACCGGTGAAGGAGGATTTGGATGTGTATGTAAAGGATGGATTGATGAGAACACATTTTCACCTTGCAAACCTGGCACTGGTATACCTGTCGCGGTGAAAATATTCAACCCGGAGAGTTTGCAAGAGCACCAAGAATGGTTG GCAGAAATTAATCACCTAGGTCACCTTTCCCATCCCAACCTTGTGAAGCTATTTGGGTACTGCTTAGAGGATGAGTACCTGCTACTCGTTTACGAGTTTTTACCACATGGGAGCTTGGAAAATCATCTTTTCAGGA GAGGCTCATGTCAACCTCTTTCATGGAACCTGAGAATGAAAGTTGCACTTGGAGCTGCAAAAGCACTAGCTTACCTTCACAGTACAAATATTATTGTTAGAGATGTTAAGAATTCCAATATTCTCCTTGACACA GACTATAACGTGAAGCTCACCGGTTTTGGATTGGCAGTTAATGGTCCTGTTGGTGAGGAGTGTCATTTATCCACGAGGATTATGGGAACATATGGTTATGCAGCTCCAGAATATGTGGCAACAG GCCATCTTACACAGAAGTGTGATATCTATGGCTTTGGAGTATTGCTTCTGGAGATGTTGTCAGGTCGCCGTGCCCTTGACCCGGACCGACCAGCAGAGGAGCCACATCTCGTGGACTGGGCCAGACCATATCTCAAACATAAGCACAAGATACGTTGTGTCATAGATGCCAAGCTAGGAGGTATTTACTCATTCGGTGCGGTGCAGAAAATCGCTGCCCTTGCCCTCGAGTGCGTTTGCTCGGACCCCAAGAAGAGGCCGGCCATGGACTCGGTGGTCTCTGTCCTCGAAGGTGTTCAGGAAGACGAGGAACCAGAAGCAGCGGAGCACCAGGAATCAGGGAAAAAGGTCACTGCGAGTGCAAGCAGGAAGAACGGAAAATCTCGCTGGAATATCTTCGGAGGGGGGCGGTCGTGA
- the LOC119310140 gene encoding receptor-like cytoplasmic kinase 176 isoform X3, which yields MENESQHASATPRDFTFQLLKQITNDFSEDNRIGVGGYGVVYKGTLDNGEVIAVKKLYYKHPGLDSDKQFQNECTNLMRVHHQNIVRLVGYCHEIRHICIEHNGRYVFAMVEDRALCFEYLEGGSLDKHLSGHQGYSKFADMSSQEFIQLVHENWEKALRTTVLSDTSHGVKKCIEIALKCVEADRAKRPTIAEVVDELSKIDTTIIDELNKIDTARSSPIEQVTNLRSNQAFNPCVNSGMFAKDGSMISSCNSRATRASSDSVLLSTNIKCQILPSASLKIFSYDDLRLATRRFRANAMTGEGGFGCVCKGWIDENTFSPCKPGTGIPVAVKIFNPESLQEHQEWLAEINHLGHLSHPNLVKLFGYCLEDEYLLLVYEFLPHGSLENHLFRRGSCQPLSWNLRMKVALGAAKALAYLHSTNIIVRDVKNSNILLDTDYNVKLTGFGLAVNGPVGEECHLSTRIMGTYGYAAPEYVATGHLTQKCDIYGFGVLLLEMLSGRRALDPDRPAEEPHLVDWARPYLKHKHKIRCVIDAKLGGIYSFGAVQKIAALALECVCSDPKKRPAMDSVVSVLEGVQEDEEPEAAEHQESGKKVTASASRKNGKSRWNIFGGGRS from the exons ATGGAGAACGAGTCACAGCACGCAAGTGCGACACCAAGGGATTTTACATTCCAATTGTTAAAACAAATTACAAATGATTTTTCTGAGGACAACAGAATTGGTGTTGGCGGGTACGGAGTAGTCTACAAG GGAACACTTGACAATGGTGAAGTGATTGCTGTGAAGAAGCTTTATTACAAGCATCCAGGACTTGACAGCGACAAGCAATTTCAGAATGAGTGTACTAACCTTATGAGGGTCCATCATCAAAATATAGTAAGGTTAGTTGGCTACTGCCATGAAATTCGTCATATATGCATAGAGCACAATGGGAGATATGTTTTTGCTATGGTGGAAGATAGAGCTCTCTGCTTCGAATACTTGGAGGGTGGAAGCCTTGACAAACATCTCTCGG GACACCAGGGCTACTCCAAATTTGCGGATATGTCTTCCCAAGAATTTATTCAACTT GTACATGAAAACTGGGAAAAGGCGTTGCGGACAACTGTGTTGTCAGATACATCACATGGAGTTAAGAAATGCATTGAAATAGCATTAAAATGTGTGGAGGCTGACCGAGCGAAAAGGCCTACTATAGCCGAGGTTGTGGATGAATTGAGTAAGATTGATACTACCATTATCGATGAACTAAATAAGATTGATACAGCCAGAAGTTCACCAATAGAGCAG GTCACCAATCTACGAAGCAATCAGGCCTTCAACCCATGTGTAAACTCAG GAATGTTTGCAAAAGATGGGAGTATGATTAGTTCCTGCAACAGTCGAGCCACTCGAGCCTCTTCGGATTCGGTGCTTCTAAGCACGAATATTAAATGCCAGATCTTGCCATCAGCCAGTCTTAAAATCTTCAGTTATGATGATCTCAGGTTAGCCACAAGGAGGTTCCGTGCTAACGCAATGACCGGTGAAGGAGGATTTGGATGTGTATGTAAAGGATGGATTGATGAGAACACATTTTCACCTTGCAAACCTGGCACTGGTATACCTGTCGCGGTGAAAATATTCAACCCGGAGAGTTTGCAAGAGCACCAAGAATGGTTG GCAGAAATTAATCACCTAGGTCACCTTTCCCATCCCAACCTTGTGAAGCTATTTGGGTACTGCTTAGAGGATGAGTACCTGCTACTCGTTTACGAGTTTTTACCACATGGGAGCTTGGAAAATCATCTTTTCAGGA GAGGCTCATGTCAACCTCTTTCATGGAACCTGAGAATGAAAGTTGCACTTGGAGCTGCAAAAGCACTAGCTTACCTTCACAGTACAAATATTATTGTTAGAGATGTTAAGAATTCCAATATTCTCCTTGACACA GACTATAACGTGAAGCTCACCGGTTTTGGATTGGCAGTTAATGGTCCTGTTGGTGAGGAGTGTCATTTATCCACGAGGATTATGGGAACATATGGTTATGCAGCTCCAGAATATGTGGCAACAG GCCATCTTACACAGAAGTGTGATATCTATGGCTTTGGAGTATTGCTTCTGGAGATGTTGTCAGGTCGCCGTGCCCTTGACCCGGACCGACCAGCAGAGGAGCCACATCTCGTGGACTGGGCCAGACCATATCTCAAACATAAGCACAAGATACGTTGTGTCATAGATGCCAAGCTAGGAGGTATTTACTCATTCGGTGCGGTGCAGAAAATCGCTGCCCTTGCCCTCGAGTGCGTTTGCTCGGACCCCAAGAAGAGGCCGGCCATGGACTCGGTGGTCTCTGTCCTCGAAGGTGTTCAGGAAGACGAGGAACCAGAAGCAGCGGAGCACCAGGAATCAGGGAAAAAGGTCACTGCGAGTGCAAGCAGGAAGAACGGAAAATCTCGCTGGAATATCTTCGGAGGGGGGCGGTCGTGA
- the LOC119310140 gene encoding receptor-like cytoplasmic kinase 176 isoform X1 — protein sequence MENESQHASATPRDFTFQLLKQITNDFSEDNRIGVGGYGVVYKGTLDNGEVIAVKKLYYKHPGLDSDKQFQNECTNLMRVHHQNIVRLVGYCHEIRHICIEHNGRYVFAMVEDRALCFEYLEGGSLDKHLSDESCGFGWHTRYKIIKGICEGLNYLHNGSKESIFHLDLKPANILLDRNMMPKIGDFGLSRLFDSTETCSTKGIIGTPGYMPPEYINRFHITPKFDVFSLGVTIIKIIAGHQGYSKFADMSSQEFIQLVHENWEKALRTTVLSDTSHGVKKCIEIALKCVEADRAKRPTIAEVVDELSKIDTTIIDELNKIDTARSSPIEQVTNLRSNQAFNPCVNSGMFAKDGSMISSCNSRATRASSDSVLLSTNIKCQILPSASLKIFSYDDLRLATRRFRANAMTGEGGFGCVCKGWIDENTFSPCKPGTGIPVAVKIFNPESLQEHQEWLAEINHLGHLSHPNLVKLFGYCLEDEYLLLVYEFLPHGSLENHLFRRGSCQPLSWNLRMKVALGAAKALAYLHSTNIIVRDVKNSNILLDTDYNVKLTGFGLAVNGPVGEECHLSTRIMGTYGYAAPEYVATGHLTQKCDIYGFGVLLLEMLSGRRALDPDRPAEEPHLVDWARPYLKHKHKIRCVIDAKLGGIYSFGAVQKIAALALECVCSDPKKRPAMDSVVSVLEGVQEDEEPEAAEHQESGKKVTASASRKNGKSRWNIFGGGRS from the exons ATGGAGAACGAGTCACAGCACGCAAGTGCGACACCAAGGGATTTTACATTCCAATTGTTAAAACAAATTACAAATGATTTTTCTGAGGACAACAGAATTGGTGTTGGCGGGTACGGAGTAGTCTACAAG GGAACACTTGACAATGGTGAAGTGATTGCTGTGAAGAAGCTTTATTACAAGCATCCAGGACTTGACAGCGACAAGCAATTTCAGAATGAGTGTACTAACCTTATGAGGGTCCATCATCAAAATATAGTAAGGTTAGTTGGCTACTGCCATGAAATTCGTCATATATGCATAGAGCACAATGGGAGATATGTTTTTGCTATGGTGGAAGATAGAGCTCTCTGCTTCGAATACTTGGAGGGTGGAAGCCTTGACAAACATCTCTCGG ACGAATCCTGCGGATTTGGTTGGCACACGCGTTACAAAATCATTAAAGGAATTTGTGAGGGATTAAATTATCTTCATAATGGATCAAAAGAATCGATTTTCCATCTGGACTTGAAACCAGCCAATATATTGCTGGATAGGAATATGATGCCAAAGATAGGAGATTTTGGTCTGTCCAGACTCTTCGATTCAACAGAAACCTGTTCCACAAAAGGAATTATAGGAACACC TGGATACATGCCACCTGAATACATCAATAGGTTCCACATCACACCAAAGTTTGACGTATTCAGTTTGGGCGTTACAATCATAAAAATAATTGCAGGACACCAGGGCTACTCCAAATTTGCGGATATGTCTTCCCAAGAATTTATTCAACTT GTACATGAAAACTGGGAAAAGGCGTTGCGGACAACTGTGTTGTCAGATACATCACATGGAGTTAAGAAATGCATTGAAATAGCATTAAAATGTGTGGAGGCTGACCGAGCGAAAAGGCCTACTATAGCCGAGGTTGTGGATGAATTGAGTAAGATTGATACTACCATTATCGATGAACTAAATAAGATTGATACAGCCAGAAGTTCACCAATAGAGCAG GTCACCAATCTACGAAGCAATCAGGCCTTCAACCCATGTGTAAACTCAG GAATGTTTGCAAAAGATGGGAGTATGATTAGTTCCTGCAACAGTCGAGCCACTCGAGCCTCTTCGGATTCGGTGCTTCTAAGCACGAATATTAAATGCCAGATCTTGCCATCAGCCAGTCTTAAAATCTTCAGTTATGATGATCTCAGGTTAGCCACAAGGAGGTTCCGTGCTAACGCAATGACCGGTGAAGGAGGATTTGGATGTGTATGTAAAGGATGGATTGATGAGAACACATTTTCACCTTGCAAACCTGGCACTGGTATACCTGTCGCGGTGAAAATATTCAACCCGGAGAGTTTGCAAGAGCACCAAGAATGGTTG GCAGAAATTAATCACCTAGGTCACCTTTCCCATCCCAACCTTGTGAAGCTATTTGGGTACTGCTTAGAGGATGAGTACCTGCTACTCGTTTACGAGTTTTTACCACATGGGAGCTTGGAAAATCATCTTTTCAGGA GAGGCTCATGTCAACCTCTTTCATGGAACCTGAGAATGAAAGTTGCACTTGGAGCTGCAAAAGCACTAGCTTACCTTCACAGTACAAATATTATTGTTAGAGATGTTAAGAATTCCAATATTCTCCTTGACACA GACTATAACGTGAAGCTCACCGGTTTTGGATTGGCAGTTAATGGTCCTGTTGGTGAGGAGTGTCATTTATCCACGAGGATTATGGGAACATATGGTTATGCAGCTCCAGAATATGTGGCAACAG GCCATCTTACACAGAAGTGTGATATCTATGGCTTTGGAGTATTGCTTCTGGAGATGTTGTCAGGTCGCCGTGCCCTTGACCCGGACCGACCAGCAGAGGAGCCACATCTCGTGGACTGGGCCAGACCATATCTCAAACATAAGCACAAGATACGTTGTGTCATAGATGCCAAGCTAGGAGGTATTTACTCATTCGGTGCGGTGCAGAAAATCGCTGCCCTTGCCCTCGAGTGCGTTTGCTCGGACCCCAAGAAGAGGCCGGCCATGGACTCGGTGGTCTCTGTCCTCGAAGGTGTTCAGGAAGACGAGGAACCAGAAGCAGCGGAGCACCAGGAATCAGGGAAAAAGGTCACTGCGAGTGCAAGCAGGAAGAACGGAAAATCTCGCTGGAATATCTTCGGAGGGGGGCGGTCGTGA
- the LOC119310140 gene encoding probable serine/threonine-protein kinase PBL6 isoform X2 encodes MENESQHASATPRDFTFQLLKQITNDFSEDNRIGVGGYGVVYKGTLDNGEVIAVKKLYYKHPGLDSDKQFQNECTNLMRVHHQNIVRLVGYCHEIRHICIEHNGRYVFAMVEDRALCFEYLEGGSLDKHLSDESCGFGWHTRYKIIKGICEGLNYLHNGSKESIFHLDLKPANILLDRNMMPKIGDFGLSRLFDSTETCSTKGIIGTPGYMPPEYINRFHITPKFDVFSLGVTIIKIIAGHQGYSKFADMSSQEFIQLVHENWEKALRTTVLSDTSHGVKKCIEIALKCVEADRAKRPTIAEVVDELSKIDTTIIDELNKIDTARSSPIEQVTNLRSNQAFNPCVNSGMFAKDGSMISSCNSRATRASSDSVLLSTNIKCQILPSASLKIFSYDDLRLATRRFRANAMTGEGGFGCVCKGWIDENTFSPCKPGTGIPVAVKIFNPESLQEHQEWLAEINHLGHLSHPNLVKLFGYCLEDEYLLLVYEFLPHGSLENHLFRRGSCQPLSWNLRMKVALGAAKALAYLHSTNIIVRDVKNSNILLDTLMVLLVRSVIYPRGLWEHMVMQLQNMWQQAILHRSVISMALEYCFWRCCQVAVPLTRTDQQRSHISWTGPDHISNISTRYVVS; translated from the exons ATGGAGAACGAGTCACAGCACGCAAGTGCGACACCAAGGGATTTTACATTCCAATTGTTAAAACAAATTACAAATGATTTTTCTGAGGACAACAGAATTGGTGTTGGCGGGTACGGAGTAGTCTACAAG GGAACACTTGACAATGGTGAAGTGATTGCTGTGAAGAAGCTTTATTACAAGCATCCAGGACTTGACAGCGACAAGCAATTTCAGAATGAGTGTACTAACCTTATGAGGGTCCATCATCAAAATATAGTAAGGTTAGTTGGCTACTGCCATGAAATTCGTCATATATGCATAGAGCACAATGGGAGATATGTTTTTGCTATGGTGGAAGATAGAGCTCTCTGCTTCGAATACTTGGAGGGTGGAAGCCTTGACAAACATCTCTCGG ACGAATCCTGCGGATTTGGTTGGCACACGCGTTACAAAATCATTAAAGGAATTTGTGAGGGATTAAATTATCTTCATAATGGATCAAAAGAATCGATTTTCCATCTGGACTTGAAACCAGCCAATATATTGCTGGATAGGAATATGATGCCAAAGATAGGAGATTTTGGTCTGTCCAGACTCTTCGATTCAACAGAAACCTGTTCCACAAAAGGAATTATAGGAACACC TGGATACATGCCACCTGAATACATCAATAGGTTCCACATCACACCAAAGTTTGACGTATTCAGTTTGGGCGTTACAATCATAAAAATAATTGCAGGACACCAGGGCTACTCCAAATTTGCGGATATGTCTTCCCAAGAATTTATTCAACTT GTACATGAAAACTGGGAAAAGGCGTTGCGGACAACTGTGTTGTCAGATACATCACATGGAGTTAAGAAATGCATTGAAATAGCATTAAAATGTGTGGAGGCTGACCGAGCGAAAAGGCCTACTATAGCCGAGGTTGTGGATGAATTGAGTAAGATTGATACTACCATTATCGATGAACTAAATAAGATTGATACAGCCAGAAGTTCACCAATAGAGCAG GTCACCAATCTACGAAGCAATCAGGCCTTCAACCCATGTGTAAACTCAG GAATGTTTGCAAAAGATGGGAGTATGATTAGTTCCTGCAACAGTCGAGCCACTCGAGCCTCTTCGGATTCGGTGCTTCTAAGCACGAATATTAAATGCCAGATCTTGCCATCAGCCAGTCTTAAAATCTTCAGTTATGATGATCTCAGGTTAGCCACAAGGAGGTTCCGTGCTAACGCAATGACCGGTGAAGGAGGATTTGGATGTGTATGTAAAGGATGGATTGATGAGAACACATTTTCACCTTGCAAACCTGGCACTGGTATACCTGTCGCGGTGAAAATATTCAACCCGGAGAGTTTGCAAGAGCACCAAGAATGGTTG GCAGAAATTAATCACCTAGGTCACCTTTCCCATCCCAACCTTGTGAAGCTATTTGGGTACTGCTTAGAGGATGAGTACCTGCTACTCGTTTACGAGTTTTTACCACATGGGAGCTTGGAAAATCATCTTTTCAGGA GAGGCTCATGTCAACCTCTTTCATGGAACCTGAGAATGAAAGTTGCACTTGGAGCTGCAAAAGCACTAGCTTACCTTCACAGTACAAATATTATTGTTAGAGATGTTAAGAATTCCAATATTCTCCTTGACACA TTAATGGTCCTGTTGGTGAGGAGTGTCATTTATCCACGAGGATTATGGGAACATATGGTTATGCAGCTCCAGAATATGTGGCAACAG GCCATCTTACACAGAAGTGTGATATCTATGGCTTTGGAGTATTGCTTCTGGAGATGTTGTCAGGTCGCCGTGCCCTTGACCCGGACCGACCAGCAGAGGAGCCACATCTCGTGGACTGGGCCAGACCATATCTCAAACATAAGCACAAGATACGTTGTGTCATAG